The Meles meles chromosome 12, mMelMel3.1 paternal haplotype, whole genome shotgun sequence genome includes a window with the following:
- the LOC123953939 gene encoding tubulin alpha-3 chain-like isoform X1, producing MLLCFACHIVSIILKTERSQGLCSGSQRECISIHVGQAGVQIGNACWELYCLEHGIQPDGQMPSDKTIGGGDDSFNTFFSETGAGKHVPRAVFVDLEPTVVDEVRTGTYRQLFHPEQLITGKEDAANNYARGHYTIGKEIVDLVLDRIRKLADLCTGLQGFLIFHSFGGGTGSGFASLLMERLSVDYGKKSKLEFAIYPAPQVSTAVVEPYNSILTTHTTLEHSDCAFMVDNEAIYDICRRNLDIERPTYTNLNRLIGQIVSSITASLRFDGALNVDLTEFQTNLVPYPRIHFPLATYAPVISAEKAYHEQLSVAEITNACFEPANQMVKCDPRHGKYMACCMLYRGDVVPKDVNAAIATIKTKRTIQFVDWCPTGFKVGINYQPPTVVPGGDLAKVQRAVCMLSNTTAIAEAWARLDHKFDLMYAKRAFVHWYVGEGMEEGEFSEAREDLAALEKDYEEVGVDSVEAEAEEGEEY from the exons atgttattatgTTTTGCATGCCATATAGTGTCGATTATCTTAAAAACAGAGAGGTCTCAAGGTTTGTGTTCTGGTTCCCAGCGCGAGTGCATCTCTATCCACGTGGGGCAGGCAGGTGTCCAGATCGGCAATGCCTGCTGGGAACTGTACTGCCTTGAACATGGAATTCAGCCTGACGGTCAGATGCCAAGTGACAAAACCATCGGCGGTGGGGATGACTCCTTCAACACGTTCTTTAGCGAGACTGGGGCTGGCAAGCATGTGCCCAGAGCAGTGTTTGTGGACCTGGAACCCACTGTGGTCG ATGAAGTGCGCACGGGGACCTACAGGCAGCTCTTCCACCCGGAGCAGCTGATCACCGGGAAGGAGGACGCAGCCAATAATTACGCCAGAGGCCATTATACCATCGGCAAGGAGATCGTCGACCTGGTCCTGGACCGGATCCGAAAACTG GCGGATCTGTGCACGGGGCTGCAGGGCTTCCTCATCTTCCACAGTTTCGGGGGCGGCACCGGCTCTGGGTTCGCGTCTCTGCTCATGGAGCGGCTGTCGGTGGACTACGGCAAGAAGTCCAAGCTGGAATTTGCGATTTACCCAGCTCCCCAGGTGTCCACGGCCGTGGTGGAGCCCTACAACTCCATCCTGACCACCCACACGACCCTGGAACATTCCGACTGTGCCTTCATGGTGGACAACGAAGCCATCTACGACATATGTCGGCGCAACCTGGATATCGAGCGGCCCACGTACACCAACCTCAATCGTCTGATCGGGCAGATCGTGTCCTCCATCACGGCCTCCCTGCGATTCGATGGGGCCCTGAACGTGGACTTGACGGAATTCCAGACCAACCTGGTCCCGTACCCCCGCATCCACTTTCCCCTGGCCACGTACGCCCCGGTCATCTCTGCCGAGAAGGCCTACCACGAGCAGCTGTCCGTGGCTGAGATCACCAATGCCTGCTTCGAGCCGGCCAACCAGATGGTCAAGTGTGACCCTCGGCATGGCAAGTACATGGCCTGCTGTATGTTGTACAGGGGGGACGTGGTCCCGAAAGATGTCAACGCAGCCATCGCCACCATCAAGACCAAGCGCACCATCCAATTTGTGGATTGGTGCCCGACTGGCTTTAAG GTGGGCATCAACTACCAACCCCCCACTGTCGTCCCCGGGGGTGACCTGGCCAAGGTGCAGCGGGCTGTGTGCATGCTGAGCAACACGACCGCCATTGCCGAGGCCTGGGCCCGCCTGGACCATAAGTTTGACCTCATGTACGCAAAGCGAGCCTTTGTGCACTGGTACGTGGGGGAAGGCATGGAGGAAGGGGAGTTCTCTGAGGCCCGGGAGGACCTGGCAGCTCTGGAGAAAGATTATGAAGAGGTGGGTGTGGATTCCGTGGAAGCAGAGGCTGAAGAAGGGGAAGAATACTGA
- the LOC123953939 gene encoding tubulin alpha-3 chain-like isoform X2 has product MLLCFACHIVSIILKTERSQGLCSGSQRECISIHVGQAGVQIGNACWELYCLEHGIQPDGQMPSDKTIGGGDDSFNTFFSETGAGKHVPRAVFVDLEPTVTRGPRILFVDEVRTGTYRQLFHPEQLITGKEDAANNYARGHYTIGKEIVDLVLDRIRKLADLCTGLQGFLIFHSFGGGTGSGFASLLMERLSVDYGKKSKLEFAIYPAPQVSTAVVEPYNSILTTHTTLEHSDCAFMVDNEAIYDICRRNLDIERPTYTNLNRLIGQIVSSITASLRFDGALNVDLTEFQTNLVPYPRIHFPLATYAPVISAEKAYHEQLSVAEITNACFEPANQMVKCDPRHGKYMACCMLYRGDVVPKDVNAAIATIKTKRTIQFVDWCPTGFKVGINYQPPTVVPGGDLAKVQRAVCMLSNTTAIAEAWARLDHKFDLMYAKRAFVHWYVGEGMEEGEFSEAREDLAALEKDYEEVGVDSVEAEAEEGEEY; this is encoded by the exons atgttattatgTTTTGCATGCCATATAGTGTCGATTATCTTAAAAACAGAGAGGTCTCAAGGTTTGTGTTCTGGTTCCCAGCGCGAGTGCATCTCTATCCACGTGGGGCAGGCAGGTGTCCAGATCGGCAATGCCTGCTGGGAACTGTACTGCCTTGAACATGGAATTCAGCCTGACGGTCAGATGCCAAGTGACAAAACCATCGGCGGTGGGGATGACTCCTTCAACACGTTCTTTAGCGAGACTGGGGCTGGCAAGCATGTGCCCAGAGCAGTGTTTGTGGACCTGGAACCCACTGTG ACACGCGGCCCACGCATCCTCTTTGTAGATGAAGTGCGCACGGGGACCTACAGGCAGCTCTTCCACCCGGAGCAGCTGATCACCGGGAAGGAGGACGCAGCCAATAATTACGCCAGAGGCCATTATACCATCGGCAAGGAGATCGTCGACCTGGTCCTGGACCGGATCCGAAAACTG GCGGATCTGTGCACGGGGCTGCAGGGCTTCCTCATCTTCCACAGTTTCGGGGGCGGCACCGGCTCTGGGTTCGCGTCTCTGCTCATGGAGCGGCTGTCGGTGGACTACGGCAAGAAGTCCAAGCTGGAATTTGCGATTTACCCAGCTCCCCAGGTGTCCACGGCCGTGGTGGAGCCCTACAACTCCATCCTGACCACCCACACGACCCTGGAACATTCCGACTGTGCCTTCATGGTGGACAACGAAGCCATCTACGACATATGTCGGCGCAACCTGGATATCGAGCGGCCCACGTACACCAACCTCAATCGTCTGATCGGGCAGATCGTGTCCTCCATCACGGCCTCCCTGCGATTCGATGGGGCCCTGAACGTGGACTTGACGGAATTCCAGACCAACCTGGTCCCGTACCCCCGCATCCACTTTCCCCTGGCCACGTACGCCCCGGTCATCTCTGCCGAGAAGGCCTACCACGAGCAGCTGTCCGTGGCTGAGATCACCAATGCCTGCTTCGAGCCGGCCAACCAGATGGTCAAGTGTGACCCTCGGCATGGCAAGTACATGGCCTGCTGTATGTTGTACAGGGGGGACGTGGTCCCGAAAGATGTCAACGCAGCCATCGCCACCATCAAGACCAAGCGCACCATCCAATTTGTGGATTGGTGCCCGACTGGCTTTAAG GTGGGCATCAACTACCAACCCCCCACTGTCGTCCCCGGGGGTGACCTGGCCAAGGTGCAGCGGGCTGTGTGCATGCTGAGCAACACGACCGCCATTGCCGAGGCCTGGGCCCGCCTGGACCATAAGTTTGACCTCATGTACGCAAAGCGAGCCTTTGTGCACTGGTACGTGGGGGAAGGCATGGAGGAAGGGGAGTTCTCTGAGGCCCGGGAGGACCTGGCAGCTCTGGAGAAAGATTATGAAGAGGTGGGTGTGGATTCCGTGGAAGCAGAGGCTGAAGAAGGGGAAGAATACTGA
- the THAP7 gene encoding THAP domain-containing protein 7, translating to MLRSSRFRGPPRPSGQRPALPSLYGTNFQRAPLIARLRRCSNGEIMPRHCSAAGCCTRDTRETRNRGISFHRLPKKDNPRRGLWLANCQRLDPSGQGLWDPASEYIYFCSKHFEENCFELVGISGYHRLKEGAVPTIFESFSKLRRTTKTKGHSYPPGPPDVSRLRRCRKRCSEGRGPTTPFCPPPPADVTCFPVEEASAPAALPASPTGRLEAGLSSPFSDLLGPLGAQADEAGCSAQPSPEREPERQPSPLEPRPVSPSAYMLRLPPPAGAYIQNEHSYQVGSALLWKRRAEAALDALDKAQRQLQACKRREQRLRLRLSKLQQERAREKRAQADARQTLKEHVQDFAMQLSSSMT from the exons ATGTTACGCTCCAGCCGCTTCCggggcccgccccgcccctcggGCCAACGCCCCGCGCTTCCGAGTCTCTATGGTACCAACTTCCAACGCGCGCCACTCATCGCGAGACTTCGGCGATGCAGCAATGGCGAAATC ATGCCGCGTCACTGCTCCGCCGCCGGCTGCTGCACACGGGACACGCGCGAGACGCGCAACCGCGGCATCTCTTTCCACAG ACTTCCCAAGAAGGACAACCCGCGGCGAGGCTTGTGGCTGGCCAACTGCCAGCGGCTGGACCCCAGTGGCCAGGGCCTGTGGGACCCGGCTTCCGAGTACATCTACTTCTGCTCCAAACACTTCGAGGAAAACTGCTTTGAGCTGGTGGGAATCAG CGGGTATCACAGGCTGAAGGAGGGGGCAGTTCCCACAATATTTGAGTCTTTCTCCAAGTTACGCCGGACAACTAAGACCAAGGGGCACAGTTACCCACCTGGCCCCCCCGACGTCAGCCGGCTCCGGCGCTGCAGGAAGCG ctgCTCTGAGGGCCGAGGGCCCACGACTCCATTTTGTCCACCTCCCCCTGCTGATGTCACCTGCTTTCCTGTGGAAGAGGCTTCGGCCCCTGCTGCTTTGCCTGCCTCCCCTActgggaggctggaggctggCCTCAGCAGCCCCTTCTCAGACCTCCTGGGGCCCTTGGGTGCCCAGGCAGATGAAGCAGGCTGCAGCGCCCAGCCCTCACCAGAGCGGGAACCAGAGAGACAGCCGTCCCCACTCGAGCCACGGCCTGTTTCCCCCTCGGCCTACATGCTGCGCCTCCCACCCCCGGCCGGCGCCTACATCCAGAACGAGCACAGCTACCAGGTGGGCAGTGCCCTGCTCTGGAAGCGGCGGGCTGAGGCCGCACTTGATGCCCTGGACAAGGCCCAGCGCCAGCTGCAGGCCTGCAAGCGGCGAGAGCAGCGCCTGCGGCTACGGCTCAGCAAACTGCAGCAGGAGCGAGCACGGGAGAAGCGGGCACAGGCAGATGCCCGCCAGACTCTGAAGGAGCATGTGCAGGACTTTGCCATGCAGCTGAGCAGCAGCATGACATGA